Proteins encoded by one window of Paenibacillus sp. DCT19:
- the ilvC gene encoding ketol-acid reductoisomerase, whose product MPVTTYYEQDAELSVLKGKTIAVIGYGSQGHAQAQNLRDSGLNVVIGLREGKSFDTAKNDGFEVLSPAEATSRADVVQILLPDETQASVYKNEIEPNLKEGAALLFSHGFNVHFGQIVAPKNSDVLLVAPKSPGHMVRRTYVEGFGVPGLIAIEQDATGNAKAIGLAYAKGIGCTRAGVIETSFREETETDLFGEQAVLCGGVSALVKAGFETLTEAGYAPEMAYFECLHELKLIVDMMYEGGLASMRDSISNTAEYGDYVTGPRVVTEDTKKAMKEVLTDIQQGKFARDFILENQSGRAFLTATRRNEAEHPIEVVGGQLREMMHWIKK is encoded by the coding sequence ATGCCAGTAACTACTTATTATGAACAGGATGCAGAGCTTAGCGTATTGAAAGGAAAAACGATTGCCGTAATTGGTTACGGTAGCCAGGGTCATGCCCAAGCTCAAAACTTGCGTGATAGCGGATTGAACGTAGTCATCGGACTTCGTGAAGGTAAATCCTTCGATACTGCAAAAAATGATGGATTTGAAGTTCTTTCCCCAGCTGAAGCAACAAGCCGTGCGGATGTCGTTCAAATCTTGTTGCCAGATGAAACGCAAGCTTCTGTTTACAAAAACGAAATCGAACCAAACCTCAAAGAAGGCGCTGCATTGCTCTTCTCCCACGGTTTCAACGTTCATTTCGGCCAAATCGTTGCTCCAAAAAACAGCGATGTATTGCTGGTAGCTCCTAAGTCCCCTGGCCACATGGTACGTCGTACTTACGTGGAAGGATTCGGTGTACCGGGTCTGATCGCGATCGAGCAAGATGCAACAGGTAATGCAAAAGCGATTGGTTTGGCTTATGCAAAAGGTATCGGTTGCACACGCGCAGGCGTTATCGAAACTTCTTTCCGTGAAGAAACAGAAACAGACTTGTTCGGTGAGCAAGCGGTTCTGTGTGGTGGTGTAAGTGCCCTGGTTAAAGCTGGATTCGAAACGTTGACAGAAGCAGGATACGCTCCTGAAATGGCATATTTCGAGTGTCTGCACGAACTGAAATTGATCGTTGACATGATGTATGAAGGTGGACTTGCAAGTATGCGTGATTCCATCAGTAATACAGCTGAATACGGTGACTATGTAACTGGACCTCGCGTTGTAACTGAAGATACGAAGAAAGCAATGAAAGAAGTACTGACGGATATCCAACAAGGTAAATTCGCACGCGACTTCATCTTGGAAAACCAATCCGGACGCGCATTCTTGACAGCAACTCGTCGCAACGAAGCTGAACACCCAATCGAAGTGGTTGGCGGACAATTGCGTGAGATGATGCACTGGATCAAGAAATAA